A genome region from Triticum aestivum cultivar Chinese Spring chromosome 2B, IWGSC CS RefSeq v2.1, whole genome shotgun sequence includes the following:
- the LOC123042193 gene encoding cis-zeatin O-glucosyltransferase 2-like — translation MVTEKHAMDSVAVVAVPFPAQGHLNQLLHLSLQLASRGLDVHYAAPAQHIRQARARVHGWGDEALQSVQFHDLGISGYVSPPPDPTADSPFPSHLMPLFNAYIAGARAPLAALLDKLSGSCRRVVVVHDRINAFASEEAARLLNGEAFGLHCLALSMLVGRMDASHRLLRGNGLVFTPVEHCATTEFLECANRARPSKEISPGAGILANTCRALEGDFIDAVAGHLAADGKKLFAIGPLNPLLHASASGQSKQRHECLNWLDKQPPASVLYVSFGTTSSLRDEQIEELAAALRGSRQRFIWVLRDADRGDIFAEAGESRHEKMLPEFTKDTEGTGLVITGWAPQLDILAHSATAAFMSQCGWNSTMESLSHGQPILAWPMHCDQPWDAELVCNYLKAGILVRPWEKHSEVITAKAIQEVIEEAMLSDKGMAVRQGARVIGNAVRASMVDGGSSRKDLDDFTAYITR, via the coding sequence ATGGTGACAGAGAAGCACGCAATGGATTCTGTGGCCGTCGTGGCGGTGCCGTTCCCGGCGCAGGGCCACCTCAACCAGCTTCTGCACCTGTCGCTGCAGCTCGCGTCGCGAGGCCTGGACGTGCACTACGCCGCGCCCGCGCAGCACATCCGGCaggcgcgcgcgcgcgtgcacggCTGGGGCGACGAGGCACTCCAGTCCGTCCAGTTCCACGACCTCGGCATCTCCGGCTACGTCTCCCCGCCTCCAGACCCCACCGCCGACTCGCCCTTCCCCTCCCACCTCATGCCCCTCTTCAACGCCTACATCGCCGGCGCGCGCGCTCCGCTCGCGGCTCTCCTCGACAAGCTCTCCGGCTCCTGCCGCCGCGTAGTCGTGGTGCACGACCGCATCAACGCCTTCGCCTCCGAGGAGGCGGCGCGGCTGCTCAACGGCGAGGCTTTCGGGCTGCACTGCCTGGCCTTGTCGATGCTTGTTGGAAGAATGGACGCCAGCCACCGGCTACTGCGTGGGAACGGCCTGGTCTTCACCCCCGTCGAGCACTGTGCGACCACGGAGTTCCTGGAGTGCGCCAACCGGGCCAGGCCGTCGAAAGAGATCTCGCCTGGCGCCGGCATCCTGGCAAACACATGCCGCGCTCTCGAGGGTGATTTCATCGACGCTGTCGCTGGCCACCTGGCCGCCGACGGCAAGAAGCTCTTCGCCATCGGGCCGTTAAACCCGCTGCTCCACGCCAGCGCGTCGGGGCAGAGCAAGCAGCGGCACGAGTGCCTGAACTGGCTCGACAAGCAGCCCCCGGCGTCGGTGCTCTACGTGTCCTTCGGCACCACGTCGTCTCTGCGAGACGAGCAAATCGAGGAGCTCGCAGCAGCACTGCGCGGCAGCAGACAACGGTTCATCTGGGTGCTGCGCGACGCCGACCGCGGCGACATATTCGCGGAGGCCGGCGAGAGCCGCCACGAGAAGATGCTGCCAGAGTTCACCAAGGACACCGAAGGGACGGGGCTGGTGATCACCGGGTGGGCGCCGCAGCTGGACATCCTGGCGCACAGCGCCACGGCGGCGTTCATGAGTCAATGCGGCTGGAACTCGACCATGGAGAGCCTGAGCCACGGCCAGCCGATTCTCGCCTGGCCCATGCACTGCGACCAGCCGTGGGACGCGGAGCTTGTCTGCAACTACCTCAAGGCCGGCATCCTCGTGCGTCCATGGGAGAAGCACAGTGAGGTGATCACGGCGAAGGCCATCCAGGAAGTAATCGAGGAGGCCATGCTCTCTGACAAAGGAATGGCCGTGCGGCAAGGGGCGAGGGTGATCGGGAATGCCGTCCGCGCTTCCATGGTGGACGGCGGTTCGTCGCGCAAGGACCTAGATGATTTCACTGCTTACATCACAAGGTGA